AAATTCATCGAGATGATAAATAGCCACAAACAAGTTTGTAACTAGATAAATATCAAATTTTAATATATTCAGTTGAGTTTAAGCTAATTGAAGCACAAACAAGAATATATTTAATGTATAAACCATTCTGTGCTAAGACCATATCTAGGAAGTCCTAAAAATATAATCTGTATAAAAAGTTGAGCAAGTTATCTATTAGCGTGTAAAACTAATAATTTAAAGAGAATTAAAATCTAATAAAGTTAAATAAAGAAAGTGTAGCGACAACTGCCTCTTCAGTTCTAACAGTTTCAGTTCCCTGTCCAGGAAGGGTATTCACTTTATACAAATCCCAGCTAGGATTGGAAACATCTTCTGAAATTGAAGAATAAGGGCCACCAAATAAAATAGCAATACTTTTACATTCATCTACTTTATCTTTTAATTCATCAAAAATAGAATCAATATAATCTCCATATCTTGTAGTTTCCACAACAAGATCAGGTTTAATTAATTTTAAGCTATTTTTAAGACTCTTATTAGAGGAGATAACCTTGTATCCCCAGTAAACGTCATCTGGTTTATCAGGTGTGACTATTACTTCTTTCTTAGCAATCTTAGTAATCTTAAAGTCAAAAATCTTTTTGACAGTAAGCTGCTCTTTACAGAATGCAAGTTTATCCATACCTATATCAACATAAGTTCCTTTCTTGTTTCTCTTAACAGTGAACCCTTGTCTATAATCACCCACGTCTGGCTGATCATTTAAAGGATGATGAGGAGTCCTAAGTGGCGGAAGGATACCTACATGCCTCAGTTCGGATTTTATAGGAATAGCTTGTTTCCTCAAGTATTGAGGAGTATTCATATAATTTAAAACTTCAGCAATAAAATCTCCATCCTCTTTCCCATCAACATTCTTGTCATGATTATCATTGTAAATAATCACGTTATCTGCTTTGAAAATCGCTAAAGCTCTTGCTATAATCCCTACTTTATAAGTACGAATTTTAAGATCTTTAGACTCAGAAAGAAATGAGTTTGGAATAAATATAGATAGCTCATCTTTATACATTAGTAATACATTTGGAATGTAAACTATATAAAGATTACCCTACATTTATATAGCTATCACTAAATAGACTTACACATTTACAAAATATTATATCAGTTATAATATCCGTAGCTTCTTTTTATGCTACCAACTTTTTTATACTCAGAGAATATATTAATATAGAATATGTACTATCCACTATATAAAGGTATGGTTTTTTGGCATGAAAAATAGGAAAATTGAAAAATTGAAATTATTTTAACTCCGCCCGAATCACAATAACTTCAACATCTTGCTTTTCTTTAGTGTGAAAATCATAAATCTTCGGAATTGGAAAATCATACCTGAAAATATGGGTTATCTCACAGCCATTGTCATGGTAATAATCTATTAGAAAGTCCTGTGTTGATGCCATATGAAATGAATAAAAAACTTCAGGACTAAGTTCAATTGCCTTTTTGACAAATTTCAAGTCCTGACCTGAATCGGCTTTCCTTTGAGATCCGAAGGGAGGGTTCTGAAATACAGTATCTGGATTTATCGGTCCACTAAATTCACAGATGTCAGAGACG
This is a stretch of genomic DNA from uncultured Methanobrevibacter sp.. It encodes these proteins:
- a CDS encoding METTL5 family protein → MKKITRKKHLEMRLQSIPSHPNPKVGLEQYTTPSVIASDLVWNAYSLGDILDKNIVDLGCGTGVFAIASRLMGANSSVGVDIDADSIGLARDVCDKLNVDGVDFIVSDICEFSGPINPDTVFQNPPFGSQRKADSGQDLKFVKKAIELSPEVFYSFHMASTQDFLIDYYHDNGCEITHIFRYDFPIPKIYDFHTKEKQDVEVIVIRAELK
- a CDS encoding putative RNA uridine N3 methyltransferase: MYKDELSIFIPNSFLSESKDLKIRTYKVGIIARALAIFKADNVIIYNDNHDKNVDGKEDGDFIAEVLNYMNTPQYLRKQAIPIKSELRHVGILPPLRTPHHPLNDQPDVGDYRQGFTVKRNKKGTYVDIGMDKLAFCKEQLTVKKIFDFKITKIAKKEVIVTPDKPDDVYWGYKVISSNKSLKNSLKLIKPDLVVETTRYGDYIDSIFDELKDKVDECKSIAILFGGPYSSISEDVSNPSWDLYKVNTLPGQGTETVRTEEAVVATLSLFNFIRF